A genomic segment from Propioniciclava sp. MC1595 encodes:
- a CDS encoding elongation factor G-like protein EF-G2 — translation MSSKVNNGQVQVNKPDDVRNVVLVGTAGSGKTSLFEQLLRARVAGYRGEKDDAERLSQLYLASLVTGDVFVNLLDAPGHADFVGELRAGIRAADAAIFVVSASDGIDGAAQALWEECAEAGLPRVIALTKLDAAHSDFDTVVAELKDKFGEGVLPTHVPVGSGAGINGTVGVLSRRFRDYSAGGGEPVLNEQDSSHDHLIEEHRNALIEGLIQEADDAELMDSYLEGADPGRDYLLDDLMKATSGANLYPVVPVIQSSGLGTEELLSLIEQGFPTPSTHPNPTMVKLNGDEVGPAPSDPDAPLVAQVIRTTTDPFAGRLSMVRIYSGTLRTDDVVHLSGHKAFFLGLDPDEYPDRDQEERIGQIQQAQGVELKPKASAIAGEIVMLPKLAAAETGDTLSAKDDVVLIPNWKMPAALLPLAIKAATRNDEDKLSGALNRLAVEDSTVKLGRGASDQLVLWTTGQAHADLLLNRLKDRYGVNVEQEEVKIALRETFTAKATALGRHVKQSGGHGQYAVVNIEVEPLERGAGFEFVDKVVGGAVPRNFIPSVEKGAKAQLDKGVIAGFPMVDVRVTLFDGKAHSVDSSDMAFQMAAAAALKEAAVVGRNVALLEPVDLVTVTVGEEYMGAVMTDISGRRGQMQGTDTDGRKVIISALVPQLELSRYAIDLRGIAQGTGTFTRSFHGYELLPGNLVEKFAKKD, via the coding sequence ATGAGTTCAAAGGTGAACAACGGACAGGTCCAGGTGAACAAGCCGGACGATGTACGCAACGTGGTGCTGGTCGGCACGGCGGGGTCGGGAAAGACCTCGCTGTTCGAGCAGCTGCTGCGGGCGCGCGTCGCCGGCTACAGGGGCGAGAAGGACGACGCCGAGCGTCTCTCCCAGCTCTACCTCGCGTCACTCGTGACGGGTGACGTCTTCGTCAACCTCCTCGACGCCCCCGGGCACGCCGACTTCGTCGGTGAGCTGCGCGCGGGCATCCGGGCCGCGGACGCCGCGATCTTCGTGGTCAGCGCCTCCGACGGCATCGACGGCGCTGCCCAGGCCCTCTGGGAGGAGTGCGCCGAGGCCGGGCTCCCCCGCGTCATCGCGCTCACCAAGCTGGACGCGGCCCACTCCGACTTCGACACCGTCGTGGCCGAGTTGAAGGACAAGTTCGGCGAGGGCGTCCTCCCCACGCACGTCCCCGTCGGCTCCGGTGCCGGCATCAACGGCACGGTCGGCGTTCTCTCCCGTCGCTTCCGCGACTACTCCGCCGGTGGCGGCGAGCCGGTCCTCAACGAGCAGGACTCCAGCCACGACCACCTCATCGAGGAGCACCGCAACGCGCTGATCGAGGGCCTCATCCAGGAGGCCGACGACGCCGAGCTGATGGACTCCTACCTCGAGGGTGCCGACCCCGGTCGCGACTACCTCCTCGACGACCTGATGAAGGCGACTTCGGGCGCGAACCTGTACCCGGTCGTCCCCGTCATCCAGTCCTCCGGCCTGGGCACCGAGGAGCTGCTGAGCCTCATCGAGCAGGGCTTCCCGACGCCGAGCACGCACCCGAACCCGACGATGGTGAAGCTGAACGGCGACGAGGTGGGCCCGGCCCCCTCCGACCCCGACGCCCCGCTGGTCGCCCAGGTGATCCGCACGACGACCGACCCGTTCGCGGGCCGCCTGTCGATGGTGCGCATCTACTCCGGCACCCTGCGCACCGACGACGTGGTGCACCTGTCGGGCCACAAGGCGTTCTTCCTCGGCCTCGACCCCGACGAGTACCCCGACCGCGACCAGGAGGAGCGCATCGGCCAGATCCAGCAGGCGCAGGGCGTCGAGCTGAAGCCGAAGGCCTCCGCCATCGCGGGCGAGATCGTCATGCTGCCGAAGCTCGCCGCCGCCGAGACCGGCGACACCCTGTCCGCCAAGGACGACGTGGTGCTGATCCCCAACTGGAAGATGCCCGCCGCGCTGCTGCCGCTGGCCATCAAGGCCGCCACCCGCAACGACGAGGACAAGCTGTCCGGCGCGCTCAACCGCCTCGCGGTGGAGGACTCGACGGTCAAGCTCGGGCGCGGGGCGTCCGACCAGCTGGTGCTGTGGACCACGGGCCAGGCGCACGCCGACCTGCTGCTCAACCGCCTCAAGGACCGCTACGGCGTCAACGTCGAGCAGGAGGAGGTGAAGATCGCCCTGCGCGAGACCTTCACCGCCAAGGCGACGGCGCTCGGGCGCCACGTCAAGCAGTCCGGCGGCCACGGCCAGTACGCCGTGGTGAACATCGAGGTCGAGCCGCTCGAGCGCGGCGCCGGCTTCGAGTTCGTCGACAAGGTCGTGGGTGGCGCGGTCCCGCGCAACTTCATCCCGTCGGTCGAGAAGGGCGCCAAGGCCCAACTCGACAAGGGCGTCATCGCGGGCTTCCCGATGGTGGACGTGCGGGTCACCCTGTTCGACGGCAAGGCCCACTCGGTCGACTCCTCCGACATGGCGTTCCAGATGGCGGCCGCGGCCGCGCTGAAGGAGGCCGCGGTGGTCGGCCGGAACGTCGCGCTGCTCGAGCCCGTCGACCTCGTCACCGTCACCGTGGGCGAGGAGTACATGGGCGCGGTCATGACCGACATCTCCGGTCGCCGCGGGCAGATGCAGGGCACCGACACCGACGGCCGCAAGGTCATCATCTCGGCGCTGGTCCCGCAGCTGGAGCTGTCGCGCTACGCGATCGACCTGCGCGGCATCGCCCAGGGCACGGGTACGTTCACGCGGTCGTTCCACGGCTACGAGCTGCTGCCGGGCAACCTGGTGGAGAAGTTCGCCAAGAAGGACTGA
- a CDS encoding GtrA family protein, whose amino-acid sequence MRGDGTDGAAARWFARFTTRIREALPAKLQRVLPITFIGYAFINGSAFLLDMGFLAIVGQYMPHVPYGVTFSIGYGLASVYAFFLNRWLNFREHGDLGKQSSKYTFVIVSNYVIWILGFGTFLGVLGVPLMVARVIAACIEGLYIYIMLRLWVFPRRRPEVDADPAVADLPAPAVQVQPSPTEHA is encoded by the coding sequence ATGCGCGGAGACGGCACCGATGGTGCGGCGGCCCGATGGTTCGCCCGGTTCACCACGCGCATCCGTGAGGCGCTGCCGGCCAAGCTGCAGCGCGTCCTGCCCATCACGTTCATCGGGTACGCGTTCATCAACGGCAGCGCGTTCCTACTCGACATGGGGTTCCTGGCCATCGTCGGCCAGTACATGCCGCACGTGCCCTACGGCGTCACCTTCTCGATCGGCTACGGGCTGGCGTCGGTCTACGCGTTCTTCCTCAACCGCTGGCTGAACTTCCGCGAGCACGGCGACCTGGGCAAGCAGTCCAGCAAGTACACCTTCGTGATCGTCAGCAACTACGTGATCTGGATCCTCGGGTTCGGCACCTTCCTGGGCGTCCTCGGGGTGCCGCTCATGGTCGCCCGCGTCATCGCCGCCTGCATCGAGGGCCTGTACATCTACATCATGCTGCGCCTGTGGGTCTTCCCCCGCCGCCGACCCGAGGTGGACGCCGACCCTGCGGTCGCCGACCTGCCGGCGCCCGCGGTGCAGGTGCAGCCCTCCCCGACCGAGCACGCCTGA
- a CDS encoding MarC family protein: protein MVAFGVIGLFAIFGRFILDYLHITIEALQVSGGLLLLLVAMQLLTGAGEGEVAEAGATNIAIVPLGIPLLAGPGSIVATMLAVQQARPTGLWGFATVGLALVAALLLVWVFLRFAGAIQRFLHNSGTVLLTRVAGMLLAAIAVQMLADGVLAFLRQV, encoded by the coding sequence ATGGTGGCCTTCGGGGTGATCGGCCTGTTCGCGATCTTCGGGCGGTTCATCCTCGACTACCTGCACATCACCATCGAGGCCCTCCAGGTCTCCGGTGGGCTGCTCCTGCTGCTCGTGGCCATGCAGTTGCTCACCGGCGCGGGGGAGGGCGAGGTCGCCGAGGCCGGCGCCACCAACATCGCAATCGTCCCGCTCGGCATCCCGCTCCTGGCGGGCCCCGGCTCGATCGTCGCCACGATGCTCGCCGTGCAGCAGGCCCGTCCGACCGGGCTGTGGGGCTTCGCGACCGTGGGTCTGGCGCTCGTCGCGGCGCTGCTGCTGGTCTGGGTCTTCCTCCGCTTCGCCGGCGCGATCCAGCGGTTCCTGCACAACTCCGGCACGGTGCTGCTCACGCGCGTGGCCGGCATGCTGCTCGCCGCGATCGCGGTTCAGATGCTGGCCGACGGCGTGCTGGCGTTCCTGCGGCAGGTCTGA
- a CDS encoding YccF domain-containing protein: MRAILNIIWLLFGGIWLALGYFLFGLLACVLIITIPAGIASFRMGTYALWPFGKTVVTKPTSGAGSALMNGIWFVIGGLWLAIGHLTTAAAQAITIVGIPLAIANLKMIPVTCFPFGKQIVDSDSIPAGTRPIFTI, encoded by the coding sequence GTGCGCGCCATCTTGAACATCATCTGGCTTCTCTTCGGCGGAATCTGGCTGGCCCTGGGCTACTTCCTGTTCGGGCTGCTGGCCTGCGTGCTCATCATCACGATCCCGGCCGGGATCGCGTCGTTCCGGATGGGGACCTACGCCCTGTGGCCCTTCGGCAAGACCGTCGTGACCAAGCCGACCTCGGGTGCCGGCTCGGCGCTCATGAACGGCATCTGGTTCGTCATCGGCGGCCTGTGGCTGGCGATCGGCCACCTGACCACGGCGGCGGCGCAGGCGATCACGATCGTCGGCATCCCGCTCGCGATCGCGAACCTGAAGATGATCCCCGTGACCTGCTTCCCCTTCGGCAAGCAGATCGTGGATTCTGACTCCATTCCGGCGGGAACGCGACCAATCTTCACGATCTGA
- the trmB gene encoding tRNA (guanosine(46)-N7)-methyltransferase TrmB — protein sequence MPRPDRPRVHREVVSYVRRSARMNASQEKAWTTLADDLVIRVPARELSTSVHPDAHVDWAATFGREAPLFVEIGSGRGEALVALAEQHPEANVVAFEVFQPAVASTLSRINRHGVTNVRVVLANGVEGLEHLFAPVTVAELWTFFPDPWHKPRHHKRRLVSPEFAELVASRLVPGGQWRLATDWADYAEAMREVLDVAPGLVNVHGGWAPRWAERPLTKYEQRGLDAGREVHDLTYRRPDADADVPTVPDLLHREPRPGASGEVPL from the coding sequence GTGCCGCGTCCTGATCGTCCCCGGGTCCACCGGGAGGTTGTCTCCTACGTCCGTCGCTCCGCCCGGATGAACGCCTCCCAGGAGAAGGCGTGGACGACGCTGGCCGACGACCTGGTCATCCGCGTCCCGGCGCGGGAGCTCTCCACGTCGGTGCACCCGGACGCCCACGTGGACTGGGCCGCCACGTTCGGCCGCGAGGCCCCACTGTTCGTCGAGATCGGTTCCGGCCGGGGCGAGGCCCTGGTCGCGCTCGCCGAGCAGCACCCGGAGGCGAACGTGGTGGCGTTCGAGGTCTTCCAGCCGGCGGTCGCCTCCACGCTGAGCCGGATCAACCGCCACGGCGTCACCAACGTCCGCGTCGTGCTCGCCAACGGCGTCGAGGGGCTGGAGCACCTGTTCGCCCCCGTCACGGTCGCCGAGCTGTGGACGTTCTTCCCCGACCCCTGGCACAAGCCCCGCCACCACAAGCGCCGGCTGGTCAGCCCCGAGTTCGCCGAGCTCGTCGCCTCGCGGCTGGTGCCGGGCGGGCAGTGGCGGCTGGCCACCGACTGGGCCGACTACGCCGAGGCGATGCGCGAGGTGCTCGACGTCGCCCCGGGGCTGGTCAACGTGCACGGCGGGTGGGCCCCCCGCTGGGCCGAGCGCCCCCTCACCAAGTACGAGCAGCGCGGCCTCGACGCCGGGCGCGAGGTCCACGACCTCACCTACCGACGCCCGGACGCCGACGCCGACGTCCCCACGGTGCCCGACCTGCTCCACCGCGAACCGCGGCCCGGGGCGTCCGGGGAGGTGCCGTTGTGA
- the truA gene encoding tRNA pseudouridine(38-40) synthase TruA: MTQAAPTRYRLDLAYDGRDFHGWATQDGFRSVQGTLEHWISTVLRLPEPVSLTVAGRTDAGVHARGQVAHVDLPADDLAEELQRRLGRVLPDDVVVHRVRVAPEGFDARFAAIWRRYVFRLADDSPDPLVRHTAVRVRGPLDVAAVDAGARSLVGLHDFGAFCKRREGATTIREMLECHAERSPAGLVEVTLRADAFCHSMVRSVVGALVAVGQGQRDAAWLASLLDRVDRAGDVTVLPPHGLVLEEVGYPDDDQLAARQLEARARRDERPLP; this comes from the coding sequence GTGACGCAGGCCGCACCGACGCGCTACCGGCTGGACCTCGCCTACGACGGCCGCGACTTCCACGGCTGGGCCACGCAGGACGGCTTCCGCAGCGTGCAGGGCACCCTCGAGCACTGGATCAGCACCGTGCTGCGCCTGCCCGAGCCGGTCAGCCTCACGGTGGCCGGCCGCACCGACGCCGGGGTGCACGCGCGCGGCCAGGTGGCCCACGTCGACCTGCCCGCGGACGACCTGGCCGAGGAGCTGCAGCGACGCCTCGGCCGCGTGCTGCCCGACGACGTGGTGGTGCACCGGGTCCGGGTGGCGCCCGAGGGCTTCGACGCCCGCTTCGCCGCGATCTGGCGCCGCTACGTGTTCCGCCTGGCCGACGACTCCCCCGACCCGCTGGTGCGCCACACGGCCGTGCGCGTGCGCGGCCCCCTCGACGTGGCCGCGGTCGACGCGGGCGCGCGCTCGCTGGTCGGCCTGCACGACTTCGGCGCGTTCTGCAAGCGCCGCGAGGGCGCGACCACGATCCGGGAGATGCTGGAGTGCCACGCCGAGCGCTCCCCCGCCGGGCTGGTCGAGGTGACCCTGCGCGCCGACGCGTTCTGCCACTCGATGGTCCGCTCGGTGGTCGGCGCCCTCGTCGCGGTCGGCCAGGGGCAGCGGGACGCCGCGTGGCTGGCGTCCCTGCTCGACCGGGTCGACCGGGCCGGCGACGTGACGGTCCTCCCGCCCCACGGGCTCGTGCTCGAGGAGGTCGGCTACCCCGACGACGACCAGCTGGCCGCGCGCCAGCTCGAGGCCCGTGCCCGCCGCGACGAGAGGCCCCTACCATGA
- a CDS encoding class I SAM-dependent methyltransferase, which yields MTHYFETPTSEERRRTIDVRFWDTDWTFTTAAGVFSGDGLDLGTGVLLRTHTPDAGARRILDLGCGYGVLTVAAASAAPGATVDAVDTNERALALTRLNAAAHGVDDRVRATLPEDADPEARYDEIWSNPPIRIGKEALHALLLHWLARLAPGGVARLVVGRNLGADSLQRWLQEQGYRCDRTASAKGFRVFEVAPLVIQPASD from the coding sequence ATGACGCACTACTTCGAGACGCCGACCTCCGAGGAGCGCCGCCGCACGATCGACGTCCGGTTCTGGGACACCGACTGGACCTTCACGACCGCCGCAGGCGTGTTCTCCGGGGACGGGCTGGACCTCGGCACGGGCGTCCTGCTGCGCACGCACACCCCGGACGCCGGCGCCCGCCGGATCCTCGACCTGGGCTGCGGGTACGGCGTGCTGACCGTGGCCGCGGCGTCCGCCGCACCGGGCGCGACCGTGGACGCCGTGGACACCAACGAGCGCGCCCTCGCGCTGACCCGCCTCAACGCGGCCGCGCACGGCGTAGATGACCGTGTGCGGGCCACGCTGCCCGAGGACGCCGACCCGGAGGCCCGCTACGACGAGATCTGGTCCAACCCACCGATCCGGATCGGCAAGGAGGCCCTGCACGCCCTGCTGCTGCACTGGTTGGCCCGCCTGGCGCCGGGCGGCGTGGCCCGCCTGGTGGTGGGCCGCAACCTCGGCGCGGACTCGCTGCAGCGCTGGCTGCAGGAGCAGGGCTACCGCTGCGACCGGACCGCTTCGGCCAAGGGATTCCGGGTGTTCGAGGTCGCACCCCTTGTCATCCAACCTGCGTCCGACTAG
- a CDS encoding CsbD family protein codes for MGLGDKISNKAEELAGKAKEAAGDVTDNERLEAEGKAEQLGAKAKQAGENVKDAGRNLADGVKDAFDGR; via the coding sequence ATGGGACTCGGTGACAAGATCTCGAACAAGGCCGAGGAGCTGGCCGGCAAGGCCAAGGAAGCTGCCGGCGACGTGACGGACAACGAACGCCTCGAGGCTGAGGGCAAGGCCGAACAACTCGGCGCCAAGGCCAAGCAGGCGGGCGAGAACGTCAAGGACGCAGGCCGGAACCTGGCTGACGGCGTCAAGGACGCCTTCGACGGCCGATAG
- a CDS encoding superoxide dismutase yields MTYTLPELDYDYSALEPHISAQIMELHHSKHHQAYVTGANTALEKLAEARETGNFAAINKLEKDLAFHLGGHVNHSVFWKNMSPDGGGAPEGEVAAAIDEFFGSFDGFQKQFNESANGIQGSGWSMLVWDTLGRRLNINQLFDQQGNLPVGQLPILQLDMWEHAFYLQYKNVKGDYVKAWWNVINWANVGERLAAARAAEIAY; encoded by the coding sequence ATGACGTACACCCTTCCGGAGCTCGACTACGACTACAGCGCCCTCGAGCCGCACATCTCGGCCCAGATCATGGAGCTGCACCACAGCAAGCACCACCAGGCCTACGTGACCGGCGCCAACACCGCGCTGGAGAAGCTGGCCGAGGCCCGCGAGACCGGCAACTTCGCCGCGATCAACAAGCTCGAGAAGGACCTGGCCTTCCACCTCGGTGGCCACGTGAACCACTCGGTGTTCTGGAAGAACATGTCCCCCGACGGCGGCGGCGCCCCCGAGGGTGAGGTCGCGGCCGCGATCGACGAGTTCTTCGGCTCGTTCGACGGGTTCCAGAAGCAGTTCAACGAGTCCGCCAACGGCATCCAGGGCTCCGGCTGGTCGATGCTGGTGTGGGACACCCTCGGCAGGCGCCTCAACATCAACCAGCTCTTCGACCAGCAGGGCAACCTGCCCGTCGGCCAGCTGCCGATCCTGCAGCTCGACATGTGGGAGCACGCGTTCTACCTGCAGTACAAGAACGTGAAGGGCGACTACGTCAAGGCGTGGTGGAACGTCATCAACTGGGCCAACGTCGGCGAGCGCCTCGCCGCGGCCCGTGCCGCCGAGATCGCCTACTGA
- a CDS encoding resuscitation-promoting factor — MPISTKLVAVAASAAVLVTGAGVAIGATQGQPATVATVAQPAPVTTDIRVWADNTTHWLNLTEPTVSQAIAAAGVKLGNLDRVSPAIGTVLKAGDTITVQRVAVTSETKVVTLEFPTTEVKDPSLAKGQRKVKTEGVNGTREDVVEVVTVDGVVESTKTLSETVTLEPVAQVVRVGTKVAEPKKVEPRKVTSRSTERTTPATKSTPPKDSAPAPEPKGGAINLARADMWDRIAQCESTGRWNINTGNGYYGGLQFSLATWRSVNGPDFAAYPHQASRAEQITVANRLYAQRGLQPWGCRHAA, encoded by the coding sequence TTGCCCATCTCGACCAAGCTCGTCGCCGTCGCTGCCAGCGCGGCTGTGCTGGTGACCGGCGCCGGTGTCGCCATCGGCGCCACGCAGGGGCAGCCCGCCACGGTGGCCACCGTCGCCCAGCCCGCGCCCGTGACCACCGACATCCGCGTGTGGGCCGACAACACCACCCACTGGCTCAACCTCACCGAGCCCACCGTCAGCCAGGCCATCGCGGCCGCCGGCGTCAAGCTCGGCAACCTTGATCGTGTCTCCCCCGCCATCGGCACCGTCCTGAAGGCCGGCGACACCATCACCGTCCAGCGCGTGGCCGTCACCAGCGAGACCAAGGTCGTCACGCTCGAGTTCCCCACCACCGAGGTGAAGGACCCCTCGCTGGCCAAGGGGCAGCGCAAGGTGAAGACCGAGGGCGTCAATGGCACCCGTGAGGACGTCGTCGAGGTCGTCACGGTCGACGGCGTGGTCGAGAGCACCAAGACCCTCTCCGAGACGGTCACCCTCGAGCCGGTCGCCCAGGTCGTCCGCGTCGGCACGAAGGTCGCCGAGCCGAAGAAGGTCGAGCCCAGGAAGGTCACCTCCCGTTCGACCGAGCGCACCACGCCGGCCACGAAGTCGACCCCGCCGAAGGACTCCGCCCCGGCTCCCGAGCCCAAGGGTGGCGCCATCAACCTGGCCCGCGCCGACATGTGGGACCGGATCGCCCAGTGCGAGTCTACCGGCCGCTGGAACATCAACACCGGCAACGGCTACTACGGCGGCCTCCAGTTCAGCCTGGCCACCTGGCGCTCGGTGAACGGCCCCGACTTCGCGGCCTACCCGCACCAGGCCTCGCGCGCCGAGCAGATCACGGTCGCGAACCGGCTCTACGCCCAGCGCGGCCTGCAGCCCTGGGGCTGCCGCCACGCGGCCTGA